A genomic region of Fervidobacterium gondwanense DSM 13020 contains the following coding sequences:
- the pelG gene encoding exopolysaccharide Pel transporter PelG yields MAGIGFELNKFLKRNSFFSDIFSFFYSANVSAGPWIMSSTTLVIIQLLLPQSQIPFFISGVIYTFIFSTILFGSVSTSITRYLADLIYKKEFRKIYSLYTSSIFYAILSSGIFLTSFFILNKITDWRQILLFSYSLMVLTIIWVQVIFITAIMIFLPVVLSFLFGSLISLLSTFYFFKIGGEYLAYLGYNLGFMFIMSFLQLFIRRYLYIGEEQSTQSFKDKYLLFFDAVKAYKPQAISGFFSYMAAWVDDFIAWAYFKYSVSRGFIFAPQYDIPMFISYLFIIPTLTLFVLNLETVFYTKYRGFYRAIEENRTLNYIRISKDSLDTSVYSTTRLIFSVQFAFALSGIILSKYLADVLSLSNYGLMALRFGIVGAAANGLFLYTSLLSHYFDLPKIPMHASIMAFSINFIISLFTISRFPGIGFAIGFLVAIPYSMLKFRKVYSELLRFEFLRNAPKMTPRKVIIHENIQSDSYR; encoded by the coding sequence ATGGCCGGGATTGGGTTCGAACTGAACAAATTCCTCAAAAGGAATTCATTTTTCTCTGACATTTTCAGTTTCTTTTACTCTGCGAACGTAAGTGCGGGACCTTGGATAATGTCCTCGACTACACTTGTCATTATCCAGCTTCTTTTGCCACAGTCGCAGATTCCATTTTTCATTTCAGGGGTTATATACACTTTCATATTCTCCACAATACTCTTCGGTAGTGTGTCCACATCTATTACAAGATACTTGGCTGATTTAATATACAAAAAGGAGTTTCGAAAAATATACAGTCTATACACGTCTTCTATATTCTACGCAATTCTCTCTTCTGGAATATTCTTGACTTCCTTTTTCATTTTAAACAAAATAACTGATTGGAGACAGATATTACTCTTCTCATACTCCTTAATGGTTCTTACAATCATTTGGGTTCAGGTAATATTTATCACGGCAATAATGATATTTCTTCCTGTGGTACTGAGCTTTCTTTTTGGAAGTTTGATAAGTCTGCTATCGACGTTTTATTTTTTCAAGATTGGTGGAGAGTACCTTGCCTATTTGGGCTACAATCTGGGCTTTATGTTCATCATGTCTTTTCTGCAGCTTTTCATAAGAAGATACCTGTACATTGGTGAAGAGCAAAGTACTCAAAGCTTTAAAGACAAATATCTGCTGTTCTTTGATGCGGTAAAGGCCTATAAACCCCAAGCTATCTCTGGTTTTTTTTCATATATGGCGGCATGGGTCGATGACTTTATCGCATGGGCTTATTTTAAATACTCAGTTTCCAGAGGCTTCATTTTCGCACCGCAGTACGATATTCCCATGTTTATTTCATATCTCTTCATCATTCCAACTTTAACTTTATTTGTTCTTAACTTAGAAACCGTTTTCTACACGAAATACAGGGGTTTCTACCGCGCGATAGAGGAAAACAGAACGCTGAATTATATAAGGATAAGTAAAGATTCGCTTGACACTTCGGTCTATTCAACTACAAGACTTATTTTCTCTGTCCAGTTTGCTTTTGCACTTTCAGGAATAATACTTTCCAAATACCTTGCCGACGTTCTCTCGCTCTCAAATTATGGCTTAATGGCGCTTCGATTTGGTATCGTAGGTGCTGCTGCAAACGGGCTTTTTCTGTACACATCTCTTCTTTCTCATTATTTTGATCTTCCTAAAATTCCAATGCATGCTTCAATAATGGCATTCTCCATTAACTTCATCATTTCGTTATTCACAATCTCACGCTTTCCTGGTATAGGATTTGCAATAGGTTTCTTAGTAGCCATCCCTTACAGTATGCTAAAATTCAGAAAGGTATACTCCGAACTCTTGCGGTTTGAATTCTTGCGAAACGCTCCTAAGATGACTCCGAGAAAGGTGATAATCCATGAAAATATCCAAAGTGACTCGTACAGATAA
- a CDS encoding methylenetetrahydrofolate reductase, which translates to MKNFLDRHFILETLPPRSSNAEKYIEFCREAVESGVEIIAVTDLPMGSARVSPVAPAHMLVENSIEVLMHFSRTTRNAIRIEGDLIATHMLGIKNLLILSGDDPRVGTYPFSSSIEDFSIYDVFKLVNLLNEKGEDIAGVKIYGKFSFNPGGVFSPFEKDVSQTLERMVKKIENGCRFFVSQPVFSQETMVNFLQETEIHKRTKIYVALMVFESVQQLQYFSKVPGVFVPKEYFHQRDDEHLKWYSVKRTISIVESLSKYVTGFYLTSTTKDLDVIKQIAEAVSAQCE; encoded by the coding sequence ATGAAGAATTTTCTTGATAGACACTTTATTTTAGAAACATTACCACCAAGAAGTAGTAATGCGGAAAAGTATATAGAATTCTGCCGAGAAGCAGTAGAATCAGGTGTGGAAATAATCGCTGTAACAGATCTTCCGATGGGAAGTGCGCGTGTGTCGCCGGTCGCCCCGGCTCACATGCTTGTTGAAAATAGCATAGAAGTACTTATGCACTTTTCCAGAACAACTCGAAACGCCATAAGGATCGAAGGTGACCTCATTGCAACACACATGCTCGGAATAAAGAATTTGTTAATCCTCTCTGGAGATGACCCGAGGGTGGGAACTTATCCATTCTCTTCAAGCATCGAAGATTTTAGCATCTATGATGTCTTCAAACTGGTAAATTTGCTCAACGAAAAGGGTGAAGATATAGCGGGCGTAAAGATATACGGCAAATTCTCTTTCAATCCTGGCGGAGTTTTTAGCCCATTCGAAAAAGATGTTAGCCAGACTCTCGAACGAATGGTTAAAAAGATTGAAAATGGGTGCAGATTTTTTGTTTCGCAGCCGGTTTTTTCACAAGAGACAATGGTAAATTTTTTACAAGAGACTGAAATTCATAAGCGCACGAAAATATACGTTGCTCTAATGGTATTTGAATCAGTTCAGCAACTCCAGTATTTTTCAAAGGTCCCAGGAGTATTTGTTCCTAAAGAATACTTCCACCAGAGGGACGATGAGCATTTGAAATGGTATTCTGTCAAAAGGACTATCTCTATAGTTGAATCACTCTCTAAGTACGTAACTGGTTTTTACCTCACATCTACAACAAAAGACTTAGATGTCATTAAGCAAATTGCCGAAGCAGTTTCAGCACAGTGTGAATGA
- the priA gene encoding replication restart helicase PriA, translating to MIYTVAISELSENKLFLYTSQENIDLGERVIVNFRKKKTAGYVVAKSETLRRLLEDELISTFLEGQEILSSGQLDKILERTDFVSFIDQARIRGYLNASKNYQYPIGRLFDISFPQSFDKYFTLYVESTSPLFKFEKMKFEDFKKISKYKEYIANGLVKVYRDFESKAPRPRKDKDEYISLSLSPSEIVKFKLTGKQSTVVNYLLIRRNASIDEILKDLEDSGIDRNVIIQLKNKGIVKISEGLEEAETTEEFEIQKKLTTEQLEISRKVVGNSKHEKHLVFGPTGSGKTEVYLEVMRTALNLGSVLYLVPEISLTEQTIARIKEKFPEIRLAVYHSYQTDSKKVEIWAKAVKGEIDVLVGPRSALFVPLKNLKLVIVDEEHDDGYYNNSEPYYDIHKILQHMPVTVIYGSATPHLETYKFAKEGMYNFHMLSKRFNVELPDVEIVDLRKEKMATTSISAKLHDEILETINNGRISLIFTRRKGFSRVQCAVCGYFVKCDNCDVALTYHADKEKLKCHICGVEKELTNTCPVCSSSMFVDKGTGTEKVERELRTLFPGKSVGRIDAEIIDTPAKMKEILEALREGRFDIVAGTKMITKGLDIYRIGLIGIADIDALINYPDVNAPLRTFQTLVQVIGRAGRKEKGKALIQTYNPENPVIVYASAQDVVGYYERELLLRKELNYPPFADVVHVMYANQSAEIAGETIDAVVEEIYKTDEFIEILGPSEHPIFKAQNKFRYQFFVKTHKPEKILRIISQEKTKYPGDWIVRVNPPEI from the coding sequence ATGATATATACCGTTGCAATTTCTGAACTGTCGGAAAATAAACTTTTTCTATACACAAGTCAGGAGAATATAGACTTGGGCGAGCGGGTAATAGTGAATTTTAGAAAAAAGAAAACGGCTGGATACGTAGTTGCTAAGAGCGAAACCCTTAGGCGGTTGCTTGAAGATGAATTAATCAGTACATTCTTAGAAGGCCAAGAAATCTTATCGTCTGGTCAGTTAGACAAAATTTTAGAGCGAACTGATTTTGTTTCTTTCATAGACCAAGCTCGCATACGTGGCTACCTGAATGCTTCCAAAAATTATCAATATCCGATAGGAAGGCTCTTCGACATCTCCTTTCCGCAGAGTTTTGATAAGTATTTTACATTGTACGTTGAAAGTACGAGTCCATTGTTCAAATTCGAAAAGATGAAATTCGAGGACTTCAAGAAGATCAGCAAGTATAAAGAGTACATAGCAAATGGGCTCGTAAAGGTCTACCGTGATTTTGAATCGAAGGCACCTCGTCCCCGAAAGGACAAAGATGAGTACATCTCCCTCTCTCTTTCCCCATCTGAAATTGTGAAATTTAAACTAACGGGAAAGCAAAGTACGGTTGTGAATTATCTTTTAATACGCAGGAACGCATCCATCGATGAGATCTTAAAAGACTTGGAAGATTCTGGAATCGATAGGAATGTTATCATTCAACTGAAGAACAAAGGCATCGTGAAAATATCTGAAGGTTTAGAAGAAGCAGAAACCACAGAAGAGTTTGAAATTCAGAAGAAGTTGACTACTGAACAATTGGAAATTTCAAGAAAAGTTGTAGGGAATTCGAAGCATGAAAAGCACCTTGTGTTCGGTCCTACAGGCAGTGGGAAGACAGAAGTCTATTTGGAAGTTATGAGAACCGCTTTGAACCTTGGAAGTGTGCTTTACTTAGTACCTGAAATATCACTTACCGAACAGACTATCGCAAGGATAAAGGAAAAATTCCCCGAAATAAGGTTAGCGGTTTACCATAGTTACCAAACCGATTCAAAAAAAGTCGAAATATGGGCTAAGGCCGTTAAAGGCGAAATAGATGTGCTTGTCGGTCCGAGAAGTGCTCTTTTCGTTCCCTTAAAAAATCTAAAATTGGTAATCGTTGATGAAGAGCACGATGATGGCTACTACAACAACTCAGAACCATATTATGACATCCACAAAATACTCCAGCATATGCCTGTTACAGTTATATATGGTTCTGCGACACCACATCTTGAAACGTATAAGTTTGCAAAAGAAGGGATGTACAATTTTCACATGTTGAGCAAACGATTCAACGTTGAGCTACCTGACGTAGAAATAGTCGACTTGAGAAAAGAAAAGATGGCAACAACTTCGATTTCAGCTAAACTGCACGATGAGATATTGGAGACAATTAATAACGGTAGAATATCGCTCATCTTCACAAGGAGAAAGGGATTTTCGAGGGTTCAATGTGCTGTGTGCGGCTATTTTGTAAAATGCGACAACTGTGACGTAGCGCTGACATACCATGCCGACAAAGAAAAGCTAAAGTGCCATATTTGTGGCGTTGAAAAAGAATTAACAAATACATGCCCGGTATGCAGTTCTTCAATGTTCGTAGATAAGGGAACTGGAACAGAGAAAGTTGAACGAGAGCTAAGAACCTTGTTCCCAGGAAAAAGTGTCGGAAGAATAGATGCTGAGATAATTGATACTCCAGCAAAAATGAAAGAAATACTCGAAGCTCTAAGGGAAGGTAGATTTGATATAGTAGCTGGCACAAAGATGATAACAAAAGGGCTCGACATATACAGAATAGGGCTTATTGGAATTGCTGATATTGACGCGTTGATAAATTATCCAGACGTTAATGCTCCGCTCCGAACATTTCAAACGCTTGTACAAGTTATAGGCAGGGCCGGCAGAAAAGAGAAAGGCAAGGCTTTAATTCAAACTTACAATCCTGAAAATCCAGTCATTGTGTATGCGAGTGCTCAAGACGTTGTAGGGTATTACGAAAGAGAATTACTACTACGCAAAGAGTTGAATTATCCACCATTTGCAGATGTGGTCCATGTGATGTACGCAAACCAATCTGCTGAGATAGCAGGTGAGACAATAGATGCTGTAGTCGAAGAAATATACAAGACTGATGAATTTATAGAGATACTCGGACCATCAGAACACCCGATATTTAAGGCGCAAAACAAGTTCAGATATCAATTCTTTGTGAAAACGCACAAACCTGAAAAGATATTGCGGATAATTTCTCAAGAAAAGACAAAATATCCAGGCGACTGGATCGTACGCGTGAATCCCCCAGAAATTTAG
- a CDS encoding sodium-dependent transporter, with protein sequence MKREHWGSKLGLILAMAGNAIGLGNFWRFPYQAAKNGGGAFMIPYFTALIFMGIPLLIIEWAQGRYGGRYGFGTIGPMVYLQAEHGSSKKFARFLGAFAGALALSIVVLLNSYYNHVIGWTLGYAWLTATGNYMDPSVDTAGYFVSYIQNPYTVFIFWLITLGLLFYITRGGIQKGLERLAKIAMPMIYIFAIILLIRTLTLGSPVKPEWTPIKGLDFLWQPRWNELSWSATLAAAGQIFFTLSLGMGIIQNYASYLNEKDDITTSAVATASLNEFAEVILAGTIVIPIAFTFLGTDGLKSGVGLSFIALPNVFRTMTGGSIFGTFWFLLLFFAGITSSIAMFNYLVAFLEEQFNVNRKTGSLLIFILYVLGGLPVALEPILTKTAELFYLTELDNWVGSYLLVVLGLIEILAAVWLFGNKGLEEINKGSYWKVPKWFYNVVMRFITPVFIIVLLVFSTVTYAQDGYLKLIPDFAKNYPNLVPWIFAARVVLILVFVISFIVVFKSLKGIDEKKTNN encoded by the coding sequence TTGAAGAGAGAGCACTGGGGTAGCAAGCTTGGTTTGATCTTAGCGATGGCGGGAAACGCTATAGGACTTGGGAATTTCTGGCGCTTCCCATATCAAGCAGCGAAGAACGGTGGCGGTGCGTTCATGATTCCTTATTTCACCGCACTAATTTTCATGGGTATTCCACTACTCATTATAGAGTGGGCACAGGGAAGATATGGTGGTCGGTACGGGTTCGGTACGATTGGTCCTATGGTCTATTTGCAAGCAGAGCACGGTTCGTCGAAGAAGTTTGCGAGATTCCTTGGGGCTTTTGCTGGTGCACTCGCGCTATCCATAGTTGTTTTACTAAATTCGTACTACAACCACGTAATCGGCTGGACACTTGGTTATGCATGGCTGACCGCTACGGGAAATTACATGGATCCATCTGTTGATACAGCGGGTTATTTCGTGAGCTATATTCAAAATCCGTATACTGTTTTTATTTTTTGGTTGATAACGTTGGGGCTTCTCTTCTACATAACAAGAGGTGGTATCCAGAAAGGTTTGGAAAGACTTGCAAAAATAGCAATGCCGATGATATACATCTTTGCGATAATCCTTCTGATAAGGACGTTGACGTTGGGCTCTCCAGTTAAACCTGAATGGACGCCAATCAAAGGTCTGGACTTTTTATGGCAGCCAAGGTGGAACGAATTGAGCTGGTCAGCAACCTTGGCCGCAGCAGGTCAGATCTTCTTCACACTGTCGTTGGGTATGGGAATAATCCAGAACTATGCTTCATATCTGAACGAGAAGGATGACATAACAACCTCAGCAGTTGCAACCGCTTCCTTGAACGAATTTGCCGAGGTTATTCTTGCCGGTACCATAGTCATCCCTATAGCGTTCACATTCTTGGGTACAGACGGACTTAAGAGCGGGGTTGGACTATCTTTCATAGCCTTGCCAAACGTATTCAGAACCATGACAGGCGGTTCAATTTTTGGAACATTTTGGTTCTTGCTGCTCTTCTTTGCAGGTATAACAAGTTCTATCGCCATGTTCAACTATCTTGTTGCATTTTTGGAAGAGCAGTTCAACGTTAACAGGAAGACAGGATCTTTGTTGATATTCATACTTTATGTTCTCGGTGGATTGCCAGTTGCTCTTGAGCCAATACTAACAAAAACTGCTGAACTTTTCTACCTGACAGAACTCGATAACTGGGTTGGCTCTTACCTGTTGGTTGTCCTTGGTTTGATTGAAATCCTTGCAGCAGTTTGGCTCTTTGGAAACAAGGGATTAGAAGAAATTAACAAAGGTAGCTACTGGAAAGTGCCAAAGTGGTTCTACAACGTTGTAATGCGCTTTATCACACCAGTGTTTATAATAGTACTGCTTGTGTTCTCTACGGTTACTTATGCTCAGGACGGTTATTTAAAACTCATTCCTGACTTTGCGAAGAATTATCCGAACCTTGTGCCTTGGATTTTCGCAGCAAGGGTAGTGCTGATACTTGTTTTTGTTATAAGTTTCATTGTCGTGTTTAAGAGCTTGAAAGGTATTGATGAGAAGAAGACAAACAACTAA
- a CDS encoding CotH kinase family protein — MFYKISRMLILFLFFLFSTLVFPKLVVSHDAGFYDSEFYVSINSTLSGSVYYTLDGSEPVLGNPNTYTYTKPIHITERKDNKLMYIPTSPIWKEPSGELKKGTVLRIIEVVDGKVVDSTSRTYFVGIRHTLPVVSIIVNPDDMFDYERGIYVPGKLFDPNNPYWTGNYHQRGSEWERTGVLEYFENSKLLYRTDIGIRIHGEFTRSFPIKSIRLYARNKEKEFTYPFFGRVGYKKLLLRNSGNDYEYTYMRDPVVQEVVKGLGFDTQDSYPVVHYINGEYWGILYLSEYYDQRFLQVKHKVNEKNTVIINYDLSIQDGKEGDQQSFLDLLEFVRNNDMRKDENYRVVSSMLDIDNFIDFKITEIISANTDWPGNNERMWRVLEKENSPFGDGKWRYMMYDMDLAFWEPSHNTLKVALYGDPNVPWTMREEATLLLRKLLENESFKNKFVQRFEYILNEVFKPERVENIISRYENMLEPEIELHAKRYGTPEPSFWKEEVGWLKNFMYERRKFIIAYFDEMFK, encoded by the coding sequence ATGTTTTACAAAATTTCCAGGATGCTCATTTTATTTTTGTTTTTCCTGTTCTCAACGCTTGTGTTTCCAAAGTTAGTTGTTTCACATGACGCTGGGTTTTACGATTCAGAATTCTATGTGAGTATTAATTCCACCCTGAGTGGGAGTGTTTACTACACATTGGATGGAAGTGAGCCAGTTCTGGGAAATCCCAACACATATACCTACACGAAACCTATACATATTACTGAGAGAAAAGACAACAAACTGATGTACATTCCAACGTCTCCTATCTGGAAAGAGCCTTCCGGAGAACTCAAGAAAGGTACTGTTTTAAGGATTATTGAAGTTGTCGACGGTAAAGTTGTTGACTCTACATCACGGACGTATTTCGTGGGGATTAGGCATACATTGCCAGTGGTATCTATAATAGTCAATCCCGACGATATGTTTGATTATGAGAGAGGAATTTACGTTCCAGGAAAATTGTTTGACCCGAACAATCCATACTGGACGGGGAATTACCACCAGAGAGGTAGTGAATGGGAACGTACAGGCGTGTTGGAGTATTTCGAAAATAGTAAGTTGCTATACAGAACAGATATTGGTATTAGGATACACGGAGAGTTCACACGGAGCTTTCCAATAAAGTCGATAAGACTGTACGCTCGTAACAAGGAAAAGGAATTTACATATCCGTTTTTCGGGCGTGTAGGGTACAAAAAGTTGTTGTTGAGAAACTCAGGAAATGATTATGAGTATACATATATGAGAGATCCTGTCGTTCAGGAAGTAGTGAAGGGATTAGGGTTTGACACCCAAGATAGTTATCCTGTTGTACATTATATAAATGGTGAGTACTGGGGAATACTATATCTCTCAGAATATTATGACCAGAGGTTTCTGCAGGTTAAACACAAGGTGAATGAGAAGAACACCGTTATAATCAACTATGATCTTTCTATTCAGGATGGCAAAGAAGGGGATCAACAAAGTTTCTTGGACTTATTGGAATTTGTAAGGAACAATGATATGCGCAAAGATGAAAATTATCGTGTAGTTTCCAGTATGCTCGATATAGATAATTTTATAGACTTTAAGATTACCGAAATTATATCGGCAAACACGGATTGGCCGGGCAACAACGAGCGGATGTGGCGAGTACTCGAAAAAGAGAATAGTCCGTTCGGCGATGGAAAGTGGAGGTACATGATGTACGATATGGACTTGGCTTTCTGGGAACCGTCGCACAACACCTTGAAAGTAGCTCTGTATGGAGATCCGAACGTGCCGTGGACGATGCGAGAAGAGGCAACACTGCTGCTACGAAAACTACTTGAGAATGAATCTTTCAAGAATAAGTTCGTTCAGAGATTCGAATATATTTTAAACGAAGTTTTCAAACCAGAACGAGTCGAAAACATAATCTCAAGATACGAAAACATGTTGGAGCCTGAAATAGAGCTTCATGCTAAAAGGTATGGCACACCAGAACCGAGTTTTTGGAAAGAAGAAGTTGGGTGGCTTAAGAACTTTATGTACGAAAGGCGGAAGTTTATTATAGCTTACTTTGATGAGATGTTCAAATGA
- a CDS encoding ABC transporter permease, which produces MQFIKYELKRIFVKPSTYIVLFVIPVLFVLIGGIFFNSLASSNLKVGVYSEDKSPLSKFTVGVVMSLFRGGTIQYVGKDYLELLKKGELHAVVVIPNGFTNGLFTGRQTEIKYIPSPVDTQLSAAAYLVFQKMFEDLSGGPFFNPKVLQQMYTSSSVPAPKLVTENDLDFDRVFAPSLILLITMFVALMIGASTFVGDKETKFIRVISVGKARFSQYFLSKFLVTVAISCISGLVAYLVFLPSDMSVSVNDVLVLILFTSLFHSALGIFVSSLSRNYLISNLLGTALSILLIFSSGILTSISSLPRFVRNMLNFVPIYNSVYLLRLEQLFGAGSVNMQMFLKNSAVITTLTCGFLIVSFLVVKRETTPR; this is translated from the coding sequence ATGCAATTTATAAAATACGAGCTTAAAAGAATTTTTGTTAAGCCTTCAACTTATATTGTTCTTTTCGTTATTCCAGTACTATTTGTGCTAATTGGTGGAATTTTCTTTAATTCACTTGCTTCAAGCAATCTAAAAGTAGGTGTTTACAGTGAAGACAAATCGCCTCTTTCTAAGTTTACAGTTGGTGTTGTTATGTCGCTTTTCAGAGGTGGAACGATTCAGTACGTTGGGAAGGATTATCTTGAACTTTTGAAAAAAGGCGAACTACATGCAGTTGTTGTTATTCCAAATGGATTTACTAATGGACTTTTCACCGGGAGGCAAACCGAGATAAAGTACATTCCAAGCCCTGTAGACACGCAGCTTTCGGCTGCGGCTTATCTTGTCTTTCAAAAAATGTTTGAAGACCTCAGCGGCGGGCCGTTCTTTAATCCGAAAGTTTTGCAACAGATGTATACTTCTTCAAGCGTTCCTGCCCCAAAACTTGTAACTGAAAATGATCTCGATTTCGACCGTGTTTTCGCCCCGAGTCTTATATTGTTAATAACCATGTTTGTGGCTTTAATGATAGGTGCAAGTACTTTTGTAGGTGACAAGGAAACGAAATTCATTAGAGTAATTTCTGTTGGAAAGGCCAGATTTTCTCAGTATTTTCTCTCTAAGTTTCTTGTTACTGTGGCAATTTCATGCATATCTGGATTGGTGGCTTATTTAGTTTTTCTTCCTTCAGATATGTCAGTAAGCGTTAACGATGTTCTTGTCTTAATACTATTCACTTCGCTCTTTCACTCCGCGCTCGGTATTTTTGTCTCAAGCCTCTCCAGGAATTACCTAATTTCAAACCTTCTTGGAACAGCACTCAGCATTCTCCTAATCTTTTCGAGTGGTATACTTACATCAATAAGTTCACTGCCAAGATTTGTGAGAAATATGTTGAATTTTGTGCCTATATACAATTCGGTGTACCTACTAAGGCTTGAACAACTTTTCGGTGCAGGAAGCGTAAATATGCAAATGTTTCTGAAAAATTCAGCTGTCATCACAACATTAACGTGTGGCTTCCTGATAGTTTCTTTCTTAGTGGTTAAGAGAGAAACAACGCCAAGATAA